The following is a genomic window from Streptomyces sp. BHT-5-2.
GCGAGCCGGGGGCGGACCAGACGCTGCCGCTGATGGCGTGGAACGCCTCGCCGCCGTCGAAGAACTGGCTGTAGGGCATGGGCGTGTGGTAGATGGTCGACACGTGGTGCAGGTGCCGCCAGTAGATCCGCTTGAGGCCGGTGCGGGTCTCGCCGCCCTTGCGGCCGGTGCGGACCGGGACCGGCCCGTACACCAGCCGCCCGCCGTCCTGGATCCAGCTGAGCTGGCGGGTCAGGTCGACACAGGCGATCCGCCCTTTGTTCGTGGGGCACTTGTGGGCGCTGTCGGGGTTGTGCCCGGCGGTGCGCTGCCTGGCCACCTGTTGCATCACACTCCAGGTGACCGGGCCGGCGTAGCCGTAGGTGGGCGTGATGCCGTGGCCCGCCTGGAAGGCACGGATGGCCCGGCAGTCGGAGGGCGACTGGCGGCCGTCGACCCTGAGGCCGAGGAATCGCTCGGCCTGCCGCTGGTAGGGGCCGCGGAGCCCGTAGCAGCTCGACGAGGCGGCCTGGGCGGGGGAAC
Proteins encoded in this region:
- a CDS encoding L,D-transpeptidase family protein, encoding MKRRIPFRLRRPASGALGRRAGAALALTSLALPLTVALGSPAQAASSSCYGLRGPYQRQAERFLGLRVDGRQSPSDCRAIRAFQAGHGITPTYGYAGPVTWSVMQQVARQRTAGHNPDSAHKCPTNKGRIACVDLTRQLSWIQDGGRLVYGPVPVRTGRKGGETRTGLKRIYWRHLHHVSTIYHTPMPYSQFFDGGEAFHAISGSVWSAPGSHGCVNMRPDDAKTYWSLLHYGDDVYVYGRKPGT